Genomic DNA from Halorussus rarus:
CCTCGAGACCGAGACCGGCGACCACGACTACAGCCTGTAGTCGCCGGCGACCGGTTCTCGCTCTCGACGCCCGGAGTCGCGATTCCGGCTCGCCTTCCGTCCGACCACCAGCTAGCTGTACCGCGAGCGAACGAGCGAGGCGAGTGAGCGAGCGGCCCTTTTTTGATCCACATTTTTTCGAGAAGGGTTCCCGCAGCGAGCGAAGTGAGCGAGGACACCCGACGACGAAAAAAGGTGGGGTTGTATCGAAAGTATAGAGTACCCGCCACCGTAACTCCCGACCATGAGCACGGAAGGAAGCGAGTCGGTCACGCGGCGCGGGTTCATGCGAGCCGCAACCGGGACCGCGGCCGCCGCCGGGGCGGCCGGCACCGCCGTAGCCCAGGAGGAGGGCGGCGGAGGCGGCGGCGCGGCACAGGAAGTCGTCGTCGGCCCCGGCGGCAGCCTGGTGTTCGAGCCCGCCGAACTCACCATCGCGCCCGGTACCACGGTCAACTTCGTGTGGGAGTCGGACAACCACAACGTCGTCCCGTCGAGCCAGCCCGACGGCGCCAACTGGGAGGGGACCGCGGGCGGCGAGACCAAGACGTACAACACGGGCCACGAGTACTCCCACACCTTCGAGACCACCGGCACCTACGAGTACTACTGCCAACCCCACGAGACCGCCGGCATGACCGGCACCATCACCGTCCAGGAGGGCGGCGCCTCGACGGGCGGCGGCGGTCCCGCCATCCCGAGCAGCGCCAAGACCCTCGGCATCGCCACGACCGCCGCGCTGGTGTTCACGCTCGGTCTCGCCTACTTCTTCATGAAGTACGGCGGCGACTACGGCCAGATAGAGGAGTAGCGCGGCTCCGTTCCCTTTTCGGTCCGCCGACCGACCAGCCGCGGGACCGACCGGTTTCGGGACCGACCGGTCGCGCGTCGCCTCGCGGCCCGGATTCTCAGATCGTGTCGGGCGAGTCGTGGAGCGTCAGGTCGACCTCGCGGCGCTCGCCCTCGAGGTCCTCGACGATGCGCGCGACGACCTTCCGGGCTTCCTTCAGCACGAGCGGTTTCACCTTGTCGATGACCCAGTCGAGCGAGACCAGCCGCGGCAGGTCGATCATGTCGGAGCTCGCCGAGTCGGCGTCGAACTCGATGACCAGTCGGACCTGCGAGGCGGACTCTCGGTCGGGCGGTGCCTCCTCGGGGGCCGGCTCGACCACCCACCTCCCGTGGGCGTCGAGGTCCTTGACGATGCGCCACGCGATGCGCTCGGGCGGCTCGAAGTCGGTCACCTCCGACCGGACGACGTAGTTCAGCTTCCACCACTTGAGGTGGATGTCGTACTCGGTGCCGGGACCGCCGTCGCCGTGGCGGGTCACCCGGTCTAAGTGCTCGGAGTAGTCGGCGTACCCCTCGAAGTCGGCGAGGAACTCGTAGGCCTCCTCGGGCGACACGTAGACGACGGTGCTGAGTTCGACGCTGTCCACGCGCCGAGGTTGGGCCGAACCCGGCGTAAAACTTCCGGCGGGCGGGCTCTGTACGGAATTCGGCCGCGGGGCAGAGGGGTGCCACCGCCGCGGAGGATGACAGCTCCCGCCCCGTACCGCCGGGGTCACCGACACGCGTCCCCGAACGCCGTCACGCCTCCTCGATGGTGTCGAGGACGCGCTGTGAGAGCTCCACGTCAGAGACGTCGCCCCGGTCGTGGGCGATCAGCCACTCCTCGTCCGCCCGCCACGTCCCGCGGCGGTTTCCGTCGAGGTCTGTGACGCTGCCCCGCACGTCGGTCGGCTCCCACTCTTCCTCCGCCTGGAGGTCCAGCAGACGGTTCAGCACCCTGCCGACCTCGCGGTGGGGAACGCCGTCGCCGGGCGCCGCCGTCTCGTAGCCGATGTGCAAGGTGCCGCCGTCGGTCGCGAGGTCGGTGACGTAGACGCCGTGGCTCATCAGGCGCTGCTCGAGTCGCTCGCGGAGCTCCGCGTCGTCCATACCGGGTCGTCGGTCGCGAAGCGGGTAAACCCTCCTACCAGAAGTCGTGTGAGTCCCGCGGCGCGACGCAGTTGCAGGTCACGGTCGGGTCGAGCACCTCGTCGACCGGCATCGATTCGCCGCACTCGGTACAGACGACGCTCGCGCTCTCGTCGCCGCGGTAGAGCCGCAGCGCGTGCGCGCCGATCACCGCTCCGGCGGCGAGTCCGACCGCCCCCGCGAGCGCCTTGTCCATCCGCGCAGTCTCGCGTGCCATGCGCTCCCGAGGACGGCGCACAAACTTAAACCCACTGACGGCGGAAAACCAACAGAATCCCGGACGTCCGAGAACGTGCAACCTCGCTGTCACCGCCGCGGGAACGCCCCAGGGCCGACCGACAGACGCCACCTATAAATGCACGCTCGAATCAGATACGCACACATGGTAGGGTTCCTGAACTACCTCATCGGTTTCGTGGTGAGCCTCCTCATCGGCGCGTTCGGCATCTACGTCGGCGCGCGCGTCATCGCCGACCGGGACGACTACGAGTACGCGATACTCACCGCGCTCGTCGGGGCGGTGGTCTGGTGGCTGGTCGCCGGCATCCTCAGCATCCTCCCGCTGGTGGGCGGCCTGCTCGGCTCGGTGTTCGGCCTGCTCGCGTGGGTGTACGTCATCAACGCGCGCTACCCCGGCGGCTGGGGCAGCGCCTTCGGCATCGCGCTGGTCGCGTACGTCACGGTCTGGGTCGTGCTGGTGGTGCTGAGCGTACTGGACATCCTCGCGGCCGGCGCGCTCGGCGTCCCCGGGCTCTGACCGCACACGCTTTCTACCGCTCGTATCCAAGCTCCTCGCTCACGAGGTCCGCGGCGTTGCTGATCGCTCCCACCGACGAGAGGTATCCCGCGCCGACTGTCGTCTTGAGCGCCTTCGCGGCCCGGCCGGTGAGCACCGTCGGGCCGACCTGGGCGACCGCGCCGTCGCCGACCGACACCAGCCAGCCCGGCGAGTCGAACGCGAACGGGTCGAGCCGCGGCTCGAAGACGCCGTCGCCATCGCGGTCGTGCTCGGCGAGGCGGGCGATGCTGTCGGCGACCGCGCGGGCCTCCCGGACCGCGGCCTGGGCGCTGGCGGGCACGGCCTCGCCGTCGGCGTCGACCACCCGGGCCGCGTCGCCCACGACGAACGTCCCGTCGCCGACCTGCATGGTGTTCTTCACTTCGGGCCGCTCGCCGTCGAGCGCGTCGGGGCCCCGGATGCCGCCGGTCCAGACGAACTGGTCGTAGCTCAGCCGCTCGCTCGAGTCGAGTTCGAGCGCCTCGTCGTCGGCCGCGGCGACCGCGGTACCGGTCCGTATCTCGACGTCGCGGGACTCGAGCTGGTCGCGGACCGCCGACTGGAAGTTCTCGGGGAACGCGGGCGCGACGCTGTCGAACTGCTCGAGGAGGGTTATCGTCACCGCGTCGCGGGCGCCCTCCTCGCGGGCGAAGGCGGCGAGCTCGCCCGCGACCTGCACGCCGGAGAGGCCCGCGCCGCCGACCACGACGCGAGCGGTCGACCCGTCCGCGTCACCGGACGGCTCACCGTCATGGCCGGCCGATTCGGCGGCGCGACCGGCCGCCAGCGCGTCGAGGAACTCCGCGCGGATGCGCTCGGCGTGGTCGAGCGTCTTGAGCGGCGTGGCCCGTTCCTCGACGCCGGGCAGGTCGTAGAACGCGGTCTCGGCCCCGAGACAGACGGCGCAGTAGTCGTAGTCGACGGTCTCGCCCGACGCCAGGGTGAAGGCGCCCGCGTCGGGGTCGACGTCGGCGACCTCCGCCCGCCGGACCGCCGCGCGGTCGAGCACCTCGTCGAGTTCGACCGCGATGTCGTCGGCCAGCGACGGCCGGCGGATAACCCGGTGGAGCTCGTGTTGGACGAGGTGGCGGCCGGTCCGCTCGACCACCGTAATGGCCGCGTCGTCGGGGAGATTGCGTTCCAGCTTTCGAGCGAGAGTCAGGCCGGCGTAGCCCGCACCCAGGACAGCGACTTCCATTTCGTTGGAGTACGGCGCCCGCGGGCTTAGGAGTGAGGGACGAGCGAGTCGACGGCGTCGGGCGGTGCGGGAAAACCGAATCGCAATCAGAACAGAGCTTCGCTCTCCGGCAGGACCTCGGCCGGGCCACCGACCTCCCATACCATCGTCTCGACGCCGCAATCCGCGACGACCTCCTCGACGCGGTCGGCGTGCTCGGCGGTCGTGTTGACGTAGACGCTCGCACCGGTGTCGGTCGAGAAGTAGACCGGCACGTCCTCTTCCTCGCGGAGCTCGCGCACGGCGTCGAAGATCTCCAGGGTGGCCGGTTTCCAGTAGACCCAGCCGGCGGGCCCGGTCATCGTCGTGGCCGCCAGCGACAGCGAGTCGTGCTCGGCGGTCTCGAAGACCCGGCGGAAGTCGCCCTCGCGCAGCGCGTCGCGCACCTCCGCGAGCTGTTCGTGGATGTGGGCGAGCCGGGCTTCGAACATGTGGCTGTCGGCGGCCTCGCGGTGGGCGTGCTCGGTCTCCTTGTACGCGGGCACCAGCCCGGCCACGATGCGGAGGTCGTCTTCGAGGGGCGAGTCGAGGCGCTCGGAGCGGCAGTCCTCGTCGTTGAGGCCGGTGTGGAGGTCCGAGAACGCACCCGTGACCGCGCGGGCCGCCGACGAGGATCCGCGGCGCGCGACGGTCGAGATCTCCGGGCGGGAGAGCCCGAGGTCGGCGGCCTCCGCGAGGGCCATCGCCGCCGCGGCGAACCCGGACGACGAGGAGCCGAGTCCGACGTTCGACGGGAAGGAGTTCTCGCTCTCCAGCCGGACGGGGTGCTCGACGTGGTCGGCGTCGGCGAGTTCGCGCACGCGTGAAACAACGTTCATCACTCGGTCGGCCTCGTGGTCCGCCAGCTCCTCGCCGTCGACGACGAAGGTGTCCGCGTCGAGGTCGGGATCGAACTCGACGGTGGTCTTCGTGTGGCTCGGCGCGGTGCAGACGCTGATGGAGTCGTGGTACGGGAGCCGCAGCTCCTCGTCTCGCATCCCGTGGTACTTGACCAGCCCCTGGATCGGGTGGGCCTTCGCGGTCGCCTTCATGCGTGGAACGCGGCGGTTCGGGCCGATAAAACTCCCGGTACCGCCCCACCGGTCCGGGTCGGGCGCGCCCCCGCTCTGCACGCCGGTCGTCGCCGGCGTCGGCAGATCCGGTTCGCGGCGGATCCGAAGCCGAATGGCTCAAACCCCTTCCACTCCAGGCTTCGCGCATGGGAGAACCACTAGACACGCGCGAGGCCCAGACCGAGGAGGTCATCGAGCGGCTCTACGAGGAGTACCCCGACTCCACCATCTCGCTCGACTTCTCGAACAGGCTCGAACTGCTCGTCGCGGTGATGCTGTCGGCCCAGTGCACCGACGAGCGCGTGAACAAGGAGACCGAGCACCTCTTCGAGAAGTACCGGACCGTCGAGGACTACGCGAACGCCGACGTCGACGAGCTCTCCGAGGACATCGGCTCCATCACCTACCACAACAGCAAGGCCGACTACATCAAATCCTCTGCCCGGACGATGCTCGAGGAGCACGACGGCGAGGTGCCCGACACGATGGAGGGGCTGACCGACCTCAAGGGCGTCGGGCGCAAGACCGCCAACGTCGTCCTCCAGCACGGCCACGACGTGGTCGAGGGCATCGTGGTCGACACCCACGTCCAGCGGCTCTCCCGGCGGCTCGCCATCACGGAGGAGGAGCGTCCCGAGGCCATCGAGGAGGACCTGTTCGACGTCGTTCCGGAGGAGGACTGGCAGCAGTACACCCACCTGCTGATCAGCCACGGCCGGGCGACCTGCACCGCGCGCAACCCCGACTGCGGCGACTGCGTGCTCGAGGACGTCTGCCCGTCCTCGCGGCTCGACCACGAGGTCGACCTCGCCAGCGGCGAGCCGTGGGACGCCTGACCGTCGCCGGACGCGGCGACGGCCGAGCGTGTCGCCGGTGCGCGGGCGGTCAGTACAGCACGTACCGCAGGAAGAACCGGACGATGCCGATGAGCCACGCCAGCAGCCAGAACAGGACGTAGCCCGCGACCCCGACCCGGAGCCGGCCCCGCCACGCCCCCATGTTCTCGTGAAGGTCGTTTATCTCCACGTCGCGGTCGGTGTCCGAAGCGTACAGGTCGTGGCTGCGCTTGACCTGGAAGATGCGGACGATGCCCGTCAGCGCGACGATGAGCATCGCGTACGCCTGCAGGCCCAGGAAGGCGTGGAGGGCGGCGAACCCGCCTATCTGGTCGAAGAAGCGGGGCAGCATCCACGTCACCATCGGGACCGTGGTCAGCAGCAGTCCGACCGCGATGAACTTGAGGTGGTGGATCAGCACGTCCCAGGTCACCACCTCCTGGTCGAGGATGTACCAGGCCCCGTAGAGGTAGAACGGCAGGCTGGCGGTGACGACGAGGGCTATCGCGGCCGCGACCAGGGGCTCGCTCGCCATGCGCGGCGGTTGGGAGCGCGGTGGGTTAAGGGGTCCGGAAGCGTCGCGACCCCGACGGGTCGGGCGAGGAGGCTCTCGGCCCGCGAGAGCAAGGTTAATCCATTCCAGGTGTGAGCCAACGCACGAACCGACGACATGCCTGGTCCGACCATCATCTGCGTCGACCCCGACGAGTCCGACCGAGCGGCGACGCTCGACCGCCTCAGAAGCGAAGCGCGGGACCCGACGCTGCTCGAGGCCGAAACGCTGGCGGGCGTCGAGGAACCGCTCCGGGAGCGCGCGGTCGACTGCGTGGTGACCGAGTACCACCTCCCCGATGGAACCGGGCTGGACGTCGCCGACCGGGTCCGCGAACTGCGGCCGAGCGCCGGGTGCGTCCTCTTCACCCGGACCGACCGGGCGGCGTTCGACACCGAGACCCACGCCGACGCCGTCACGGAGTACGTCTCGAAGGACGCGGCCGACGCGGCCGACGCGGCCGACCGGCTCTGGAACCTGGTCGAGTTCACGTCGACGTTCCGGGTCCAGACGGCGTATCCGCTCCCCCAGGACGAGACCGACCGCCTCGCCGCGCTCGACTCCTACGAGTTCGACTCCGAGGACCTGCGGGCCGACGTCGAGCGCGTCACCGACCTCGCGGCCAAGCGGCTCGACGTGCCGATGGCGTCGGTCAACCTCATCAAGGAGCACAGCCAGGAGTTCCTGGTGTGCCACGGGGCCGACTGGACGCCGACCGCCCGCG
This window encodes:
- a CDS encoding DUF7321 family protein; the protein is MASEPLVAAAIALVVTASLPFYLYGAWYILDQEVVTWDVLIHHLKFIAVGLLLTTVPMVTWMLPRFFDQIGGFAALHAFLGLQAYAMLIVALTGIVRIFQVKRSHDLYASDTDRDVEINDLHENMGAWRGRLRVGVAGYVLFWLLAWLIGIVRFFLRYVLY
- the nth gene encoding endonuclease III, with protein sequence MGEPLDTREAQTEEVIERLYEEYPDSTISLDFSNRLELLVAVMLSAQCTDERVNKETEHLFEKYRTVEDYANADVDELSEDIGSITYHNSKADYIKSSARTMLEEHDGEVPDTMEGLTDLKGVGRKTANVVLQHGHDVVEGIVVDTHVQRLSRRLAITEEERPEAIEEDLFDVVPEEDWQQYTHLLISHGRATCTARNPDCGDCVLEDVCPSSRLDHEVDLASGEPWDA
- a CDS encoding plastocyanin/azurin family copper-binding protein is translated as MSTEGSESVTRRGFMRAATGTAAAAGAAGTAVAQEEGGGGGGAAQEVVVGPGGSLVFEPAELTIAPGTTVNFVWESDNHNVVPSSQPDGANWEGTAGGETKTYNTGHEYSHTFETTGTYEYYCQPHETAGMTGTITVQEGGASTGGGGPAIPSSAKTLGIATTAALVFTLGLAYFFMKYGGDYGQIEE
- a CDS encoding GAF domain-containing protein, which encodes MPGPTIICVDPDESDRAATLDRLRSEARDPTLLEAETLAGVEEPLRERAVDCVVTEYHLPDGTGLDVADRVRELRPSAGCVLFTRTDRAAFDTETHADAVTEYVSKDAADAADAADRLWNLVEFTSTFRVQTAYPLPQDETDRLAALDSYEFDSEDLRADVERVTDLAAKRLDVPMASVNLIKEHSQEFLVCHGADWTPTAREQSICTYAIADEGTVTAVEDVKEDPRFAENESLDDLGIRSYLGADLTTGGGLSIGTLCAYDGEPHTFSADDREFLDRLADVTMSILDLHLEVTQLRDGPDDAPASTVGSDGS
- the mvaD gene encoding phosphomevalonate decarboxylase MvaD, whose protein sequence is MKATAKAHPIQGLVKYHGMRDEELRLPYHDSISVCTAPSHTKTTVEFDPDLDADTFVVDGEELADHEADRVMNVVSRVRELADADHVEHPVRLESENSFPSNVGLGSSSSGFAAAAMALAEAADLGLSRPEISTVARRGSSSAARAVTGAFSDLHTGLNDEDCRSERLDSPLEDDLRIVAGLVPAYKETEHAHREAADSHMFEARLAHIHEQLAEVRDALREGDFRRVFETAEHDSLSLAATTMTGPAGWVYWKPATLEIFDAVRELREEEDVPVYFSTDTGASVYVNTTAEHADRVEEVVADCGVETMVWEVGGPAEVLPESEALF
- a CDS encoding type II toxin-antitoxin system RatA family toxin, with the protein product MDSVELSTVVYVSPEEAYEFLADFEGYADYSEHLDRVTRHGDGGPGTEYDIHLKWWKLNYVVRSEVTDFEPPERIAWRIVKDLDAHGRWVVEPAPEEAPPDRESASQVRLVIEFDADSASSDMIDLPRLVSLDWVIDKVKPLVLKEARKVVARIVEDLEGERREVDLTLHDSPDTI
- a CDS encoding NAD(P)/FAD-dependent oxidoreductase, with the protein product MEVAVLGAGYAGLTLARKLERNLPDDAAITVVERTGRHLVQHELHRVIRRPSLADDIAVELDEVLDRAAVRRAEVADVDPDAGAFTLASGETVDYDYCAVCLGAETAFYDLPGVEERATPLKTLDHAERIRAEFLDALAAGRAAESAGHDGEPSGDADGSTARVVVGGAGLSGVQVAGELAAFAREEGARDAVTITLLEQFDSVAPAFPENFQSAVRDQLESRDVEIRTGTAVAAADDEALELDSSERLSYDQFVWTGGIRGPDALDGERPEVKNTMQVGDGTFVVGDAARVVDADGEAVPASAQAAVREARAVADSIARLAEHDRDGDGVFEPRLDPFAFDSPGWLVSVGDGAVAQVGPTVLTGRAAKALKTTVGAGYLSSVGAISNAADLVSEELGYER